A DNA window from Paenibacillus sp. HWE-109 contains the following coding sequences:
- a CDS encoding ABC transporter substrate-binding protein — MMKKRMLQSLISLSVVGLALTGCGSAPSKDQGTASASPASTAPAATAKGAPTELVISTWGFSDDFFKKEVYAPFEKEHNVKIVLEIGNNSERLNKVKQGSSSKVDLIYLSDYYAQQGIEAGLFDKIDRTRIPNLKDVYDVAKAPLGEDYGPAYTIGRLGIAYNPKATTKEIKSWSDLWSPELAKKLTLPNITSTTGPMILDAASVVAGNTTFNADQAFAKVKELNKGVVKYYGQTSEFVNMFAQGEIAAGPIMEMYVKDLKTAVPETKFVSPTEGAYAVMNTVNVIKGSKNKQLAEDFINWHLSKEVQEKSAKAKVDSPVNSTLQLSADEAQGITYGADVVSKLRKLDMKFVNQNLKGWIDRWNKEVTQ, encoded by the coding sequence ATGATGAAAAAAAGAATGCTTCAAAGCCTTATTTCGCTGTCCGTGGTGGGACTGGCTCTAACCGGATGCGGCTCAGCACCGTCCAAAGATCAGGGGACTGCAAGCGCAAGCCCAGCTTCAACTGCACCCGCGGCAACAGCCAAAGGAGCGCCTACCGAATTAGTTATTTCTACGTGGGGTTTCTCGGATGATTTCTTCAAGAAGGAAGTTTATGCGCCGTTTGAGAAAGAACACAACGTCAAAATCGTTCTGGAGATCGGCAACAACTCGGAGCGTCTGAACAAAGTGAAACAAGGCAGCAGTTCCAAAGTGGATCTCATCTATTTATCCGATTACTATGCGCAGCAAGGTATTGAAGCTGGTCTTTTTGACAAGATTGATCGCACGCGTATTCCGAACTTGAAAGACGTCTACGATGTAGCCAAAGCTCCGCTTGGCGAAGATTATGGCCCTGCCTACACGATCGGCCGATTAGGGATCGCCTACAATCCGAAAGCGACAACAAAAGAAATCAAGTCATGGAGCGATCTATGGAGTCCTGAGCTTGCCAAGAAGCTGACGCTGCCGAACATCACTTCAACTACAGGTCCAATGATTCTAGACGCGGCTTCGGTCGTGGCCGGGAACACAACGTTCAATGCGGATCAAGCTTTCGCCAAAGTGAAAGAACTGAATAAAGGCGTGGTCAAATATTACGGTCAAACATCCGAGTTCGTGAACATGTTCGCGCAAGGAGAGATTGCTGCTGGGCCAATTATGGAGATGTATGTAAAGGATTTGAAAACGGCAGTGCCGGAAACCAAGTTTGTTTCCCCGACTGAAGGGGCCTACGCGGTTATGAATACGGTCAACGTGATCAAAGGAAGTAAAAATAAGCAGTTGGCCGAAGATTTCATCAACTGGCATCTGAGCAAAGAAGTACAAGAAAAATCAGCGAAAGCCAAAGTGGATTCCCCGGTGAATTCGACACTTCAACTCTCGGCTGATGAGGCTCAAGGCATTACTTATGGAGCGGACGTAGTAAGCAAGCTTCGTAAATTAGATATGAAATTTGTGAACCAAAACCTTAAAGGGTGGATTGACCGCTGGAATAAAGAAGTTACTCAATAG
- a CDS encoding nucleoside hydrolase — protein MTKKVILDVDTGVDDALGILLAVGSGEMEVLGITTVNGNVSLDQATLNTCKVLQLLGMEQQIPVMKGANKPLLRTTYFEHRVHGKDGLGGALSDMQVHMQVAEGHAVDFIIEQVKQHAGEVTLIMTAPLTNLALAVMKYPDLIHQVREVVVMGGVVQGFGNVTPTAEYNMYVDPEAAKIVLHAGFPSLTLVGLDVTRKALLTEEHIRSLGDTPIGRYVRESTADYMQRYHERNGVRACALHDPLAVGVALNKELVTTCHYYVDVETRSELCDGQTVCDFQNRLAKPANVHVCMEVSADAFLDQFIRALRA, from the coding sequence ATGACAAAGAAGGTCATCCTTGATGTGGATACAGGCGTAGACGATGCGCTGGGCATATTGCTGGCCGTTGGCAGCGGGGAAATGGAAGTGCTTGGCATCACAACGGTGAACGGCAATGTGTCACTTGACCAAGCTACCCTGAATACCTGCAAAGTTCTGCAGCTGCTGGGCATGGAACAGCAGATTCCGGTTATGAAAGGGGCGAATAAGCCTCTACTGCGCACGACTTATTTTGAGCATCGCGTTCACGGCAAGGACGGACTTGGCGGAGCTTTAAGCGATATGCAGGTTCATATGCAAGTGGCTGAGGGACATGCGGTCGATTTTATCATCGAGCAAGTGAAACAGCATGCAGGCGAGGTCACGCTTATTATGACCGCTCCGCTGACGAATCTGGCCCTAGCTGTTATGAAATACCCGGACTTGATTCATCAGGTTCGCGAAGTAGTTGTGATGGGCGGCGTTGTCCAAGGCTTCGGCAATGTGACGCCGACGGCGGAGTATAACATGTACGTCGATCCGGAAGCAGCAAAGATCGTGCTGCATGCGGGCTTCCCGTCTTTAACGCTCGTAGGCTTGGATGTAACCCGCAAGGCGCTGCTGACGGAAGAACATATCCGCTCGCTCGGAGATACGCCGATTGGCCGCTACGTCAGGGAAAGCACAGCCGATTACATGCAGCGCTATCACGAGCGCAACGGTGTGCGGGCTTGCGCCCTTCACGACCCGCTCGCGGTCGGGGTGGCGCTGAATAAAGAGCTGGTTACTACCTGCCATTATTACGTAGATGTGGAGACCCGAAGTGAGCTATGCGACGGGCAAACCGTTTGTGATTTCCAGAATCGTTTGGCCAAGCCGGCTAATGTCCATGTGTGTATGGAAGTGTCTGCCGACGCCTTTCTCGACCAATTTATCCGCGCACTGCGCGCCTAG
- a CDS encoding ABC transporter ATP-binding protein codes for MALLSLEKISVAYDQHYILQDFNLNVEKGSLISLLGPSGCGKTTTLRLIAGFIEAKSGTFSLNGKDYTRVPVNKRNFGFVFQGYALFPHLSIYDNVAFGLRLRKVSGAELDRRVRHILDVVSLSGFEKRYPKELSGGQRQRVAIARALVIEPELLLFDEPLSNLDANLRVNMRVEIRRIQQELGITTVYVSHDQEECFSISDNVAIMNKGIIEQLGAPATIFKYPKTEFVARFIGFTNFITFDTRFDVSDEIALKVNDYMFTVTKHASKGEQLGKQGAIRPDDVVMGTLDELEAGANRVSGRVKVSTFLGRSYQYVIETELGSFTVNKEMEFPYANGQEVRLHFPGEKLVIVE; via the coding sequence ATGGCATTGCTATCACTGGAAAAAATTTCGGTTGCCTACGACCAGCACTATATTCTGCAGGATTTCAACTTGAATGTTGAAAAAGGCAGCCTGATCTCGCTGCTGGGTCCCAGCGGATGCGGAAAAACGACGACCTTGCGGCTTATCGCAGGATTCATCGAGGCGAAATCAGGCACTTTCTCATTGAATGGAAAAGATTACACGCGTGTTCCTGTGAATAAACGCAATTTCGGCTTCGTTTTCCAGGGCTATGCGCTATTCCCGCATTTATCGATTTATGATAATGTGGCATTCGGCCTGCGCTTGCGCAAAGTGAGTGGGGCGGAGCTGGATCGCCGCGTGCGTCATATTCTCGATGTCGTCAGCTTGTCCGGCTTCGAGAAGCGTTACCCCAAGGAGCTGTCGGGTGGTCAAAGACAGCGCGTCGCGATTGCGCGTGCGCTCGTCATCGAGCCGGAACTGCTGCTCTTCGACGAGCCGCTGAGCAATTTGGACGCGAATCTGCGCGTCAACATGCGGGTGGAGATCCGCCGCATCCAGCAGGAGCTGGGCATTACGACGGTATATGTGTCGCATGATCAGGAAGAGTGCTTCTCCATCTCCGATAACGTGGCGATCATGAATAAAGGGATTATCGAGCAGTTGGGCGCTCCGGCAACGATATTTAAATATCCAAAGACAGAGTTCGTGGCGCGGTTTATCGGGTTTACGAATTTTATCACCTTCGATACTCGGTTTGATGTCAGTGACGAGATTGCCCTCAAGGTGAACGACTATATGTTCACTGTAACCAAGCATGCGAGCAAAGGCGAACAGCTAGGCAAGCAAGGAGCCATCCGTCCGGATGATGTCGTGATGGGGACGCTGGATGAGCTGGAGGCAGGGGCCAATCGCGTGAGCGGCCGCGTCAAGGTCAGCACGTTCCTCGGGCGAAGCTATCAGTATGTTATTGAAACGGAACTCGGTTCCTTCACCGTGAATAAAGAAATGGAGTTCCCTTATGCGAACGGCCAAGAGGTTCGGCTTCATTTTCCAGGTGAGAAATTAGTCATTGTTGAGTAG
- a CDS encoding ABC transporter permease, whose translation MKKTYLYFLLLPGLLFLTVFMVVPILLTIGSTFFNKGSFTFAGYWSFFKDPYFLKILGTTLRVSVVTTVLCIVVGFPVAYFISKQSPRQKAILLALAIFPLLTSSVVRSFSWMIILGKKGLLNNALIAIGLIKEPLDILYTPAAMMIGLVHLFLPLIIITLVGVLENIDPDLLKAAESLGAGRFTAFFKVIVPLSVPGLIIGSILVFVGSLTAYTTPALLGGKQRVISTFLYQNAITLNDWYLASVIAVIMIVITFVIIALMNKLAVKLNPKG comes from the coding sequence ATGAAAAAAACGTATTTATATTTCCTATTGCTGCCGGGATTACTGTTCCTGACGGTTTTCATGGTGGTTCCGATCCTTCTGACGATAGGTTCAACCTTTTTCAATAAAGGCAGCTTCACATTTGCCGGTTACTGGAGCTTCTTCAAGGACCCCTACTTTCTGAAAATTTTAGGGACGACCCTGCGTGTAAGTGTGGTCACAACCGTGCTGTGCATCGTGGTGGGCTTCCCAGTTGCCTATTTCATCTCCAAACAAAGCCCAAGGCAGAAGGCGATTCTGCTTGCCTTAGCGATTTTTCCGCTGCTCACCAGCTCTGTTGTAAGGTCGTTCAGTTGGATGATTATTTTGGGCAAAAAGGGGCTGCTGAATAACGCGCTGATCGCCATCGGCTTGATCAAGGAGCCGCTCGATATCTTATACACGCCCGCGGCGATGATGATCGGTCTGGTCCATTTATTCCTGCCGCTCATTATTATTACCTTGGTCGGTGTTCTTGAGAATATAGATCCGGACCTGCTGAAGGCGGCAGAAAGCTTGGGAGCGGGTCGCTTCACGGCTTTCTTCAAAGTTATCGTGCCGCTTAGCGTACCTGGATTAATCATAGGAAGTATTCTAGTCTTCGTGGGCAGTTTGACGGCCTATACGACACCTGCTTTGCTCGGAGGCAAGCAGCGGGTTATCTCCACATTCCTATATCAGAACGCGATTACGCTGAATGATTGGTATCTCGCCTCCGTTATTGCAGTCATTATGATTGTGATTACATTTGTGATTATCGCGCTGATGAATAAACTGGCTGTTAAATTAAATCCGAAGGGGTAG
- a CDS encoding ABC transporter permease, with product MQQKNRGLAVFTFLVYLFLLGPLIIIAFASFEPGSILKFPPTGFSLKWYRNILDVKMFMSTFNTSIIVSLLGNLFALLLGIPAAYALSRFTFKGKEALNAIFISPVLIPGIVLGFTMLKYLIVMYHLPVYAALLVGHTVIMLPFIIRVIASSLSNFDFAIEEAALSLGSGHLKTFFKVVLPNIKSGIIAAILIAFLESFNNVDISVFMTGPGVSTLPIQMLTYVENHFDPTIAAISVLLMLFTAVLMFIIERLMGLSYFTKR from the coding sequence ATGCAGCAGAAGAACCGAGGGCTGGCCGTATTTACGTTTCTTGTCTATCTATTTTTGCTCGGGCCGCTCATCATCATTGCATTTGCATCATTCGAGCCAGGGAGTATCTTGAAATTCCCGCCGACAGGCTTCTCTTTAAAATGGTACCGCAACATTCTGGACGTCAAAATGTTCATGTCAACGTTCAATACGTCCATCATCGTCTCGCTGCTTGGCAATTTATTTGCCCTGCTGCTGGGGATTCCCGCTGCTTACGCGTTAAGCCGGTTTACGTTCAAAGGGAAAGAAGCGCTCAATGCGATTTTCATATCTCCTGTGCTAATCCCTGGTATCGTTCTTGGATTCACAATGCTCAAGTATTTGATCGTGATGTACCATCTGCCTGTCTATGCGGCGTTGTTGGTCGGACATACTGTCATCATGCTGCCTTTTATTATTCGGGTTATTGCTTCAAGCTTATCGAATTTCGATTTTGCGATAGAAGAAGCCGCGTTAAGCCTGGGCAGCGGGCACTTGAAGACCTTCTTCAAAGTCGTTCTGCCGAATATCAAATCCGGGATTATTGCGGCAATTTTGATTGCCTTCTTGGAATCTTTTAATAATGTGGACATTTCGGTCTTTATGACGGGGCCTGGGGTCAGTACGCTGCCTATTCAGATGCTGACTTATGTGGAGAATCATTTTGATCCGACGATTGCTGCTATTTCTGTGCTGCTGATGCTGTTCACAGCTGTACTTATGTTCATCATTGAACGGTTGATGGGTTTATCTTATTTCACCAAACGATAA